In a genomic window of Mycolicibacterium neoaurum VKM Ac-1815D:
- a CDS encoding AAA family ATPase: MPFLTDMYHEQNAAQENRADGVASSPDPSAGFDQRRFRERLGSRILGQPDAIDAVARAVAIAHAGITDPGRPLASVLLVGPTGVGKTELIRQVAAELRSGPDDLCRIDMAALAQEHYAASFSGAPPGYAGSKESFTLFDRSKIEGDPYTPGIVLLDEIEKADPTVIRALLHVLDSGHLRLANGRETISFRNSYIFITSNLGSRDVADGVRRRARRWLGRKTVAHEQYSRSLVVSAVEDFFDPEFFNRIDETVVLEPFRPSTARQVTMREVDLVRRRLAAESVRLDVDGSVLDVLCSSGFDPVYGARGLRRTIREQVVAPVAEALLVARPAGREPVSLTASVSDGRVVVAVSRPA; encoded by the coding sequence GTGCCGTTCCTGACGGACATGTACCACGAGCAGAATGCCGCGCAGGAGAACCGCGCCGATGGCGTCGCATCGTCGCCGGACCCGTCGGCGGGCTTCGACCAGAGGCGTTTTCGTGAGCGGCTGGGTAGCAGAATTCTCGGTCAACCCGATGCGATCGACGCCGTCGCTCGTGCGGTGGCGATCGCCCACGCGGGCATCACCGATCCCGGTCGGCCGCTGGCCAGCGTGCTGCTGGTCGGCCCGACCGGGGTCGGGAAGACCGAGCTGATCCGACAGGTCGCGGCGGAATTGCGTTCAGGACCCGACGACCTGTGTCGCATCGATATGGCAGCGCTGGCCCAGGAGCATTACGCCGCATCGTTCTCCGGCGCCCCGCCCGGCTACGCCGGCAGCAAGGAATCGTTCACCTTGTTCGACCGAAGCAAGATCGAAGGTGACCCGTACACGCCGGGCATCGTGCTGCTCGACGAGATAGAAAAGGCCGATCCCACGGTGATCCGCGCCCTGCTGCACGTGCTCGACAGCGGCCATCTGCGGCTTGCCAACGGGCGGGAGACCATTTCCTTCCGTAACAGCTACATCTTCATCACGTCGAATCTCGGCTCCAGAGATGTCGCCGACGGCGTGCGACGACGCGCCCGACGATGGCTGGGCAGGAAGACCGTTGCACACGAGCAGTATTCGCGGAGCCTGGTCGTTTCCGCCGTCGAGGACTTCTTCGATCCGGAGTTCTTCAATCGCATCGACGAAACTGTCGTGCTCGAACCCTTCCGGCCGTCGACAGCGCGACAGGTGACGATGCGTGAGGTCGACCTGGTGCGCCGCCGGCTCGCGGCGGAATCGGTACGCCTGGATGTGGACGGCTCGGTGCTGGATGTGTTGTGCAGCAGTGGGTTCGACCCGGTGTACGGCGCGCGCGGGTTGCGCAGGACCATCCGCGAGCAAGTGGTCGCACCGGTGGCCGAGGCACTCCTCGTCGCACGCCCGGCGGGCCGGGAACCCGTGTCGCTGACGGCGTCGGTGTCCGACGGCCGTGTCGTGGTGGCGGTGTCGCGCCCGGCCTAA
- a CDS encoding alpha-hydroxy acid oxidase gives MQRRVPRIADLAPLMQFKKPEFNARTRRLTGALTIEDLRAIAKRRTPKAAFDYTDGSAEAELSLARARQAFEDIEFHPAILRDVSKVDTSCTILGGRSELPFGIAPTGFTRMMQTEGEYAGARAASRAGIPFSLSTMGTASIEDVKAANPHGRNWFQLYMWKDRDRSMALVDRAAAAGYDTLLVTVDVPVAGARLRDKRNGMSIPPALTAKTVLNAIPRPQWWIDFLTTEPLAFATLDRWSGTVAELLDTMFDPTVTFEDLAWIKSQWPGKLVVKGIQTVADARAVTALGADGMVLSNHGGRQLDRAPIPFHLLPEVAAAVGADTEIILDTGIMSGADIVAAIALGARFTLVGRAYLYGLMAGGEAGVDRMIEILSEQITRTMRLLGVTALDELTPEHVTQFRRLIPRKG, from the coding sequence ATGCAACGCCGCGTCCCGAGGATCGCCGACCTGGCTCCGTTGATGCAGTTCAAGAAGCCGGAGTTCAATGCGCGCACGCGCCGCCTCACCGGTGCGCTGACCATCGAGGATCTGCGCGCCATCGCCAAACGACGCACCCCGAAGGCGGCCTTCGATTACACCGACGGCTCCGCCGAGGCCGAGCTGTCGTTGGCCAGGGCCCGACAGGCCTTTGAGGACATCGAATTTCACCCGGCGATCCTGCGCGATGTGTCCAAGGTCGACACCAGCTGCACCATCCTGGGCGGTCGCTCCGAGCTGCCGTTCGGTATCGCGCCGACCGGATTCACCCGGATGATGCAGACCGAGGGTGAGTACGCCGGAGCCCGGGCCGCGAGCCGCGCGGGCATCCCCTTCTCCTTGTCCACCATGGGCACCGCGTCCATCGAAGATGTCAAGGCGGCCAATCCGCACGGGCGCAATTGGTTTCAGCTGTACATGTGGAAGGACCGAGACCGTTCCATGGCGCTGGTCGATCGGGCCGCCGCGGCCGGTTACGACACACTGCTGGTCACAGTCGACGTGCCGGTCGCCGGAGCGCGGTTGCGTGACAAGCGCAACGGAATGTCCATTCCCCCGGCGCTGACAGCCAAGACCGTGCTGAACGCGATCCCACGACCACAATGGTGGATCGACTTCCTCACGACCGAACCGCTGGCTTTCGCCACGTTGGACCGGTGGTCGGGCACGGTTGCCGAACTGTTGGACACCATGTTCGACCCCACCGTCACGTTCGAGGACCTGGCGTGGATCAAGTCCCAATGGCCGGGAAAGCTCGTCGTCAAGGGAATCCAGACCGTTGCCGACGCACGGGCGGTGACCGCACTCGGAGCGGACGGCATGGTGCTGTCCAATCATGGTGGACGCCAACTCGATCGAGCACCGATACCCTTCCACCTCCTGCCCGAGGTGGCCGCCGCCGTCGGCGCGGACACCGAGATCATCCTGGACACCGGGATCATGTCGGGTGCAGACATCGTCGCCGCGATCGCGCTCGGCGCCCGGTTCACACTGGTCGGCCGGGCCTACCTGTATGGGCTGATGGCGGGCGGCGAGGCCGGTGTCGACCGGATGATCGAGATCCTGTCCGAACAGATCACCCGGACCATGCGACTGCTCGGCGTGACCGCTCTCGACGAGTTGACCCCCGAACACGTCACCCAGTTCCGGCGGCTGATACCGCGCAAAGGTTAG
- a CDS encoding nitroreductase family deazaflavin-dependent oxidoreductase → MADNPELSPTDWVREQTERILEQGTTEGVEVLDRPVVLFTTTGAKSGKKRYVPLMRVEENGKYAMIASKGGDPAHPAWYHNVKAHPQVTAQDGDKVVELTAREVDGDERAHWWELAVQAYPPYAEYQTKTDRQIPVFVLE, encoded by the coding sequence ATGGCCGACAATCCCGAACTGAGCCCAACCGACTGGGTCCGCGAACAAACCGAACGCATCCTCGAGCAGGGCACCACCGAAGGGGTCGAGGTACTCGACCGACCGGTCGTGCTGTTCACCACCACCGGCGCGAAGTCCGGCAAGAAGCGCTATGTGCCGCTGATGCGGGTAGAGGAGAACGGCAAGTACGCCATGATCGCCTCCAAGGGTGGCGATCCGGCGCACCCCGCCTGGTATCACAATGTCAAGGCACATCCGCAGGTCACCGCGCAGGACGGTGACAAGGTGGTCGAGCTGACCGCGCGCGAGGTCGACGGCGACGAGCGGGCCCACTGGTGGGAACTGGCCGTGCAGGCATATCCGCCCTATGCCGAGTACCAGACCAAGACCGACCGCCAGATTCCGGTCTTCGTGCTGGAATAG
- a CDS encoding sulfurtransferase, whose translation MTTVFITAAQLADMLADGEPVTVLDVRWQLMQPDGRADHQRGHIPAAVYVSLDDELSDHAVTGRGRHPLPSGAQLQDAARRWGVRRGVPVVVYDDWNRAGSARAWWVLRAAGVEDVRILDGGLGAWTAAGHSLETGTVDPEPGDVVVTHEDLYAGAMPTVTADEAAVHPNLLDARAPERFRGEVEPVDAVAGHIPGARNLPSTAVLTEDGSVLSEDELSALGWTFGGSEQVGVYCGSGVTAAVLVAALAAAGVDAALFPGSWSQWSADDRPVETG comes from the coding sequence ATGACCACTGTGTTCATCACCGCCGCCCAACTCGCCGACATGCTCGCTGACGGCGAGCCGGTGACCGTGCTGGACGTGCGCTGGCAGCTCATGCAGCCCGACGGCCGGGCCGATCATCAGCGTGGGCACATCCCGGCGGCGGTGTATGTGTCCCTCGACGACGAGCTCAGCGATCATGCGGTGACCGGACGCGGTCGCCATCCCTTGCCGTCGGGGGCGCAGCTGCAGGACGCCGCGCGGCGCTGGGGCGTACGCCGCGGGGTGCCGGTCGTGGTGTATGACGACTGGAACCGAGCCGGATCGGCCCGCGCCTGGTGGGTCCTGCGGGCCGCCGGTGTCGAGGACGTGCGGATTCTCGATGGTGGACTGGGTGCATGGACTGCCGCGGGGCATTCCCTCGAGACCGGGACTGTCGACCCCGAGCCTGGCGACGTCGTGGTCACCCACGAGGATCTGTACGCCGGCGCGATGCCGACCGTGACCGCCGACGAGGCGGCCGTCCATCCGAATCTGCTCGACGCCCGGGCGCCCGAGCGCTTCCGTGGCGAGGTCGAACCGGTCGACGCCGTCGCCGGCCACATTCCCGGTGCCCGCAACCTGCCCAGCACCGCTGTTCTCACCGAGGATGGCTCCGTGCTCTCCGAGGACGAGCTCTCCGCGCTGGGCTGGACGTTCGGTGGGAGCGAGCAGGTCGGTGTGTACTGCGGCTCGGGTGTCACCGCTGCGGTGCTGGTGGCGGCGCTGGCCGCCGCGGGAGTGGACGCCGCCCTGTTCCCGGGTTCGTGGTCGCAGTGGTCGGCCGACGATCGTCCCGTCGAGACCGGCTGA
- a CDS encoding alpha/beta hydrolase fold domain-containing protein — MANPRITPLEYALAYLAQQTAPLVFRPPGIPKPAQPVGPPDIVQVPTRHGPVRCFVYRPHPSAPLAGPGAPPLHIDIHGGGFVLRNTAEDAHICRFLASDVGCAVLAIDYHTAPQVLFPVAEQECIDVLQWVIDHADQQGWDGDRVSVGGASAGGKLSMNLAQYAHEAGIGLRAAVLSYAVADCTRTGRTSPKANPIISPTLQKFSARMYFVDPASHADPIASPYYDDELPAKMPPTLIQTGDLDTLGPEMIEVADRLRAAGVDVVHTGYPTDHAFNTQGDRSIMDASIREIAAFLSERLS; from the coding sequence ATGGCGAACCCCCGCATCACGCCGCTGGAGTACGCCCTGGCCTATCTGGCGCAACAGACCGCACCGCTGGTCTTTCGTCCGCCGGGCATTCCCAAGCCCGCCCAGCCGGTGGGCCCGCCCGATATCGTCCAGGTGCCGACCCGGCACGGGCCGGTCCGTTGTTTCGTCTATCGGCCGCATCCGTCCGCGCCCCTGGCCGGGCCCGGCGCCCCGCCGCTGCACATCGACATCCACGGCGGCGGTTTCGTGCTGCGCAACACCGCCGAGGACGCCCACATCTGCCGTTTCCTGGCTTCCGATGTGGGCTGCGCGGTGTTGGCCATCGACTATCACACGGCCCCCCAAGTGCTCTTCCCGGTGGCGGAGCAGGAATGCATCGACGTCCTGCAGTGGGTGATCGACCATGCCGACCAGCAGGGCTGGGACGGTGACCGCGTCAGCGTCGGCGGCGCAAGTGCCGGCGGCAAGTTGAGCATGAACCTTGCCCAATACGCCCACGAGGCGGGCATCGGCTTACGGGCCGCCGTGCTGTCCTACGCGGTGGCCGACTGCACGCGCACCGGCCGCACGTCTCCGAAGGCCAACCCGATCATCTCCCCGACACTTCAGAAGTTCTCCGCCAGAATGTATTTCGTGGATCCAGCGAGTCACGCCGACCCGATCGCCTCGCCGTACTATGACGACGAGCTGCCGGCGAAGATGCCTCCGACGCTCATCCAGACCGGCGACCTGGACACCTTGGGCCCAGAGATGATCGAGGTGGCCGACCGGTTACGCGCGGCCGGCGTCGACGTCGTCCATACCGGCTACCCGACCGACCACGCGTTCAACACCCAGGGGGACCGCTCGATCATGGACGCGTCGATACGGGAGATCGCCGCCTTCTTGTCGGAGCGGCTGTCATGA
- a CDS encoding LLM class flavin-dependent oxidoreductase: MGKQIILNAFDMNCVAHIVAGTWRHPESQAARYKDLEYWTDLAALLERGLFDGLFIADVLGVYDVYGGGPDAALRAGTQVPVNDPLLLVSAMAAATRHLGFGITAATSFEHPYSFARRMSTLDHLTKGRVGWNIVTGYLESAARNHGLDTITPHAVRYDIADEYTEVLYKLWEGSWEDDAVGTDPSRAHYTDPTKVHAIGHDGRHFRVPGIHLCEPSTQRTPVLYQAGASDRGRSFGAQNAEVIFIGAPTKELLREAVADIRTRASDVGRDPYDVKIVNGHVAVTGPTAAAARARHDDFRSYIDPEGALALWSGWLGSDLSRFDLDDPVAVTDNEFLKSSVQMFGQGQWTLRDFVDAHAIDAEGGFSVGSGDDVADDLQSWVKETDVDGFNITNVITPGSFVDFIAHVIPQLQRRGLYKTEYTQGSLRHKIFGRGPRLPDAHRAAAYRRTHQEASR; this comes from the coding sequence GTGGGCAAGCAGATCATCCTCAACGCGTTCGACATGAACTGTGTCGCTCATATCGTGGCAGGCACGTGGCGGCACCCGGAATCGCAGGCGGCACGGTACAAGGATCTGGAGTACTGGACCGACCTCGCGGCACTCCTGGAACGCGGGCTGTTCGACGGCCTGTTCATCGCCGACGTGCTCGGGGTCTACGACGTCTACGGCGGTGGGCCTGACGCGGCTCTGCGCGCTGGAACGCAAGTGCCGGTGAATGATCCGCTGTTACTGGTATCGGCGATGGCGGCCGCGACACGGCACCTCGGGTTCGGCATCACGGCGGCGACATCCTTCGAGCACCCCTATTCGTTCGCCCGCCGGATGTCGACGCTCGACCATCTCACCAAGGGGCGCGTGGGATGGAACATCGTCACCGGGTATCTGGAGAGCGCCGCGCGCAACCACGGCCTGGACACCATCACCCCGCACGCCGTCCGATACGACATCGCCGACGAGTACACCGAGGTGCTCTACAAGCTGTGGGAGGGTTCCTGGGAGGACGACGCCGTCGGCACCGATCCGTCGCGCGCCCACTACACAGATCCGACCAAGGTGCACGCGATCGGCCACGACGGCAGGCATTTCCGGGTACCGGGCATCCATCTGTGCGAGCCGTCGACACAGCGCACACCGGTGCTGTATCAGGCCGGTGCCTCGGACCGGGGCCGCTCTTTCGGGGCGCAGAACGCCGAGGTGATCTTCATCGGCGCACCCACCAAGGAGTTGCTGCGCGAGGCCGTCGCCGATATCCGAACCAGAGCCTCGGACGTCGGACGTGATCCTTATGACGTCAAGATAGTCAACGGTCATGTCGCGGTGACGGGTCCGACTGCGGCCGCGGCCCGCGCGCGGCACGACGACTTCCGCAGCTATATCGATCCCGAAGGGGCTCTGGCATTGTGGTCGGGTTGGCTCGGCAGCGATCTGTCCCGGTTCGACCTGGATGACCCGGTAGCGGTGACCGACAACGAGTTCCTGAAATCCTCGGTGCAGATGTTCGGACAGGGACAGTGGACGCTGCGTGACTTCGTCGACGCGCACGCCATCGATGCGGAGGGCGGATTCAGCGTCGGCTCGGGTGACGACGTTGCCGACGACCTGCAGTCCTGGGTCAAGGAAACCGATGTCGACGGTTTCAACATCACCAACGTGATCACCCCCGGTTCGTTCGTGGATTTCATCGCTCATGTCATCCCGCAGCTGCAGCGCCGCGGTCTCTACAAGACCGAGTACACGCAAGGGTCTTTGCGGCACAAGATTTTCGGGCGCGGACCGCGACTACCCGATGCGCATCGAGCGGCCGCATACCGCCGCACCCACCAGGAGGCGAGCCGATGA
- a CDS encoding acyl-CoA dehydrogenase family protein — MTVTTEPLTFGSPRLAALLSKIGQGALERERANERPFGIIDLIRSERLGALRVPASDGGGGASLRELFATVIALAAADVNVAHILRGHFAHVEERLRLSGAVRQRAIELALSGAVVGNASTELGSDPAGGFVWQTKLTPDGDGYRLNGKKFFTTGTLYADYAEVLASDSDDASVIALVPIDRAGVTVLDDWDGFGQRATGTGTAIFEDVAVAADEVLLWAPPEDGTERPPLYHSGAFFQLYVTALEVGVLRALRDDAVAHVHQRARSFTWAPSPSPPDDPLLQREIGEIAAAAYAAEATVLAAADALAAAYDADVAGTDPALELAHEASLQAANAKVVVDALAQKAASQIFDVGGASVVRQAHLLDRHWRNIRTLASHNPTSYKAQAIGAYHTRGTKLPGSGYF; from the coding sequence ATGACCGTGACCACCGAACCGCTGACCTTCGGGTCACCGCGCCTGGCGGCCCTGCTGTCCAAGATCGGTCAGGGCGCACTGGAACGGGAACGCGCCAACGAGCGACCGTTCGGCATCATCGACCTGATTCGCTCGGAAAGGCTGGGAGCGCTTCGTGTCCCGGCCTCCGACGGAGGAGGCGGAGCCAGTCTGCGCGAACTCTTCGCCACCGTGATCGCACTGGCGGCGGCAGATGTCAACGTCGCACACATCCTGCGCGGGCATTTCGCCCACGTCGAGGAGAGGTTGCGGCTTTCCGGTGCGGTGCGGCAGCGTGCGATCGAGTTGGCGCTGTCCGGCGCCGTCGTCGGCAACGCGTCCACCGAGCTGGGATCGGACCCCGCGGGCGGATTCGTCTGGCAGACCAAGCTGACGCCGGACGGTGACGGCTATCGGCTCAACGGCAAGAAGTTCTTCACCACCGGCACGCTGTATGCCGACTACGCCGAGGTGTTGGCCAGCGATTCCGATGACGCGTCGGTGATCGCGCTGGTGCCCATCGACCGGGCGGGTGTCACCGTGCTCGACGACTGGGATGGCTTCGGCCAGCGCGCGACGGGCACCGGCACCGCGATCTTCGAGGACGTGGCGGTCGCCGCCGACGAGGTACTGCTCTGGGCGCCGCCGGAGGACGGCACGGAGCGGCCGCCGCTGTACCATTCCGGGGCGTTCTTCCAGCTGTACGTCACCGCGTTGGAAGTCGGTGTGCTGCGAGCTCTTCGGGACGATGCCGTCGCCCATGTGCATCAGCGGGCGCGCAGTTTCACCTGGGCGCCGAGCCCATCACCGCCGGATGATCCGCTCTTGCAACGTGAGATCGGCGAGATCGCCGCCGCGGCGTACGCGGCCGAAGCCACCGTGCTGGCGGCAGCGGATGCCCTGGCCGCCGCCTACGACGCGGATGTGGCCGGTACCGACCCGGCCCTCGAACTGGCCCACGAGGCGTCCTTGCAGGCCGCTAACGCCAAGGTGGTCGTCGACGCGCTGGCCCAGAAGGCGGCCTCGCAGATCTTCGATGTGGGTGGCGCGTCGGTGGTCCGTCAGGCACACCTGCTGGACCGGCACTGGCGCAACATCCGCACGCTGGCATCGCACAACCCGACGTCCTATAAGGCCCAGGCGATCGGCGCCTACCACACCCGCGGCACCAAACTGCCCGGCAGCGGCTACTTCTGA
- a CDS encoding type IV toxin-antitoxin system AbiEi family antitoxin domain-containing protein → MLADILRRHDGVVTLAHARSAGLGQDAIDYRVRTGQWRRCAKGVYFADDREFTDRARIRAGIWAYGDQAVGSGLTAAWWQRLTQFAPDVVEVTVPRECRLRFQPGTRLRRRDLDPREIVEADHLRVTALPLTVVEAAVRRRGGAALMDAALQRHVDLRALWRAHLNNKGRHGSPAARILLRAAEDGTRSAAERLLGKLLRSAGITGWKANHPVAGYKGDYVFVDRKLILETDGWAFHSDADDFNNDRVRQNALILAGYLVLRFTWLDLTEYPDRVIAQVQRALTR, encoded by the coding sequence ATGCTCGCAGACATCTTGCGCCGCCACGACGGCGTCGTCACCCTCGCCCATGCTCGATCAGCAGGCTTGGGTCAGGACGCCATCGACTACCGGGTGCGTACCGGTCAATGGCGCCGGTGCGCGAAGGGGGTGTACTTCGCCGATGATCGTGAGTTCACCGACCGGGCCCGGATCCGCGCCGGCATCTGGGCCTATGGCGATCAGGCCGTCGGTAGCGGACTGACGGCGGCGTGGTGGCAGCGACTCACACAGTTCGCGCCGGACGTTGTCGAGGTCACGGTGCCGAGAGAATGCCGACTGCGCTTCCAGCCCGGCACCAGACTGCGTCGCCGCGATCTCGATCCGCGGGAGATTGTCGAGGCCGACCACCTTCGGGTCACCGCTCTACCGCTGACCGTTGTCGAAGCGGCCGTTCGACGTCGCGGAGGTGCCGCGTTGATGGACGCGGCTCTGCAACGCCACGTCGACCTGCGGGCGCTGTGGAGGGCCCACCTCAACAACAAGGGGCGCCACGGTTCACCGGCCGCGCGAATACTGTTGCGTGCCGCCGAGGACGGAACTCGATCTGCTGCAGAGCGGTTGCTGGGCAAGCTCCTTCGCTCGGCGGGCATCACCGGGTGGAAGGCCAACCATCCGGTCGCCGGCTACAAGGGCGACTATGTGTTCGTGGACCGCAAGCTGATCCTCGAAACCGACGGCTGGGCATTCCACAGTGATGCCGACGATTTCAACAACGACCGGGTACGCCAGAATGCGCTGATCCTTGCCGGCTATCTGGTCTTGCGATTCACCTGGTTGGACCTCACCGAGTACCCCGATCGGGTCATCGCCCAGGTCCAACGTGCCCTCACCCGGTGA
- a CDS encoding sugar ABC transporter substrate-binding protein, with amino-acid sequence MTSESDNRRAIDSVLEKLDTYGLGRRQFVKLLAGSTAALASAGALTAVGRRDAARGGAVAYTDGQIALLNWSSTGDYQVQWGNAFQEAAAQLGYKSVVLDGKSDAAVQSNQFNQLLTQKTTAIFVGLNDPGSLPTLAHDANDRGVLFQAAWNSPAWYTPWHSDRYGDKYNSFLMPDEYLSVSKAVDVLAKQINEEGTVVRVGGYYPSIDGLEVQRRLAVHDTLKKYPKITFAGELHAKYDADLSQRAAASLLARYPDTVGIVAVNDDAATGVVAGIEAAGKVPGKDVFVVGANGSTAGIDRIVQGTQLVTTGNVPAYPSFVTLAQFHDRLNGWKPEAAERFYGWHAEIITAENVGAFKARYVDGPIGESFDVRLLSRTEHPTDFDLQFDGYPVEDLETIWPGVPKPEGFEYPESYLNARRNGDFDRIRALYKDHYRTPVLGPSPYKKV; translated from the coding sequence ATGACATCCGAGAGCGACAACCGTCGCGCCATCGACTCCGTTCTGGAGAAGCTGGACACCTATGGGCTGGGCAGGCGGCAGTTCGTCAAGCTGCTCGCCGGCAGTACCGCGGCGCTGGCCTCCGCGGGCGCGCTGACCGCGGTCGGGCGCCGCGATGCCGCTCGAGGCGGGGCGGTGGCCTACACCGACGGCCAGATCGCGCTGCTCAACTGGTCATCCACCGGTGATTACCAGGTGCAGTGGGGCAACGCTTTTCAGGAGGCCGCTGCGCAACTGGGCTACAAGTCGGTGGTACTGGACGGCAAGAGCGATGCCGCGGTGCAGTCGAACCAGTTCAACCAGCTGCTCACCCAGAAGACCACGGCGATCTTCGTCGGACTCAACGACCCGGGTTCGTTGCCCACGCTGGCCCACGATGCCAACGACCGGGGCGTGCTCTTCCAGGCGGCCTGGAACTCGCCGGCCTGGTATACGCCGTGGCACAGCGATCGTTACGGCGACAAGTACAACTCCTTCCTGATGCCCGACGAGTACCTCTCGGTGAGCAAGGCCGTGGACGTGCTGGCCAAGCAGATCAACGAGGAGGGAACCGTCGTGCGGGTCGGCGGCTACTACCCGTCGATCGACGGTCTGGAGGTGCAGCGCCGGCTCGCCGTGCACGACACCCTGAAGAAGTACCCCAAGATCACCTTCGCCGGAGAACTACACGCCAAGTATGACGCCGACCTCTCGCAACGGGCCGCTGCGTCGTTGCTGGCCCGCTATCCCGACACGGTCGGCATCGTGGCGGTCAACGATGACGCGGCCACCGGGGTCGTCGCCGGGATCGAAGCCGCGGGGAAGGTGCCGGGCAAGGACGTGTTCGTGGTGGGGGCCAACGGCTCGACCGCGGGTATCGACCGCATCGTGCAGGGTACCCAGTTGGTGACCACAGGCAACGTTCCGGCCTACCCGTCGTTCGTCACACTGGCGCAGTTCCACGACCGCCTCAACGGATGGAAACCCGAAGCGGCCGAGCGCTTCTACGGCTGGCACGCCGAGATCATCACCGCCGAGAACGTCGGTGCGTTCAAGGCCCGCTACGTCGACGGACCGATCGGGGAGTCCTTCGACGTCCGGTTGCTTTCGCGCACCGAACATCCCACGGATTTCGATCTGCAGTTCGACGGCTACCCGGTCGAAGACCTGGAGACCATCTGGCCGGGCGTGCCGAAGCCCGAGGGGTTCGAGTACCCGGAGTCGTATCTGAATGCCCGGCGTAACGGCGATTTCGACCGAATCCGTGCCCTCTACAAGGACCATTACCGCACGCCGGTGCTCGGTCCGTCGCCCTACAAGAAGGTGTGA